In the Gemmatimonadaceae bacterium genome, one interval contains:
- a CDS encoding acyl carrier protein, with product MADNAQKVRDIIEKELGVEREKLTNEASFIEDLGADSLDIVELVMEFEKEFNIDIPDEDAEKLRTVGDAVAYLNQKVGG from the coding sequence ATGGCTGACAATGCACAGAAGGTCCGCGACATCATCGAGAAGGAGCTTGGCGTGGAGCGCGAGAAACTCACCAACGAGGCGAGTTTCATCGAGGACCTCGGCGCCGACAGCCTCGACATCGTCGAACTCGTGATGGAATTCGAGAAGGAGTTCAACATCGACATCCCCGACGAGGACGCCGAGAAGCTGCGCACCGTGGGTGATGCGGTCGCGTACCTGAACCAGAAGGTTGGCGGCTGA
- the mqnE gene encoding aminofutalosine synthase MqnE, translating into MPADSDLVIDRHRITDRALLPIADKVEQGARLTPNDGLTLFRTPDLLGLGTLADARNRALHGDRVMFAANQHINPTNVCILRKTCVFCSYARLPKEDGAYRYTLEQVLAESDDANSTLTREFHIVGGLDMQAGLAYYADMFRALKARHPHVHIKALTAVEIAHIARIEKMSVQDVLIALREAGLDTMPGGGAEVFSPGVRATIADKKLAGEEWIGVHREAHQLGIRTNCTMLYGHVETLEDRIHHLSMLRELQSETGGFLAYIPLAYHPDNNELGETLHRQGTATSGFDDLRNLAVGRLFLDNIPHIKTHWVMVTPFLSQTALAFGVNDMEGTMVREKVYHEAGAHTAQAMPLEGLLRLIRGAGKVPVERDSLYNVVRTFDDDRVPSAHQAA; encoded by the coding sequence GTGCCAGCCGACTCCGACCTCGTCATCGATCGCCACCGCATCACCGATCGCGCGCTGCTGCCCATTGCCGATAAGGTGGAGCAGGGCGCGCGGCTCACCCCGAACGACGGGCTGACCCTTTTCCGCACGCCCGATCTCCTCGGGCTCGGAACCCTCGCTGACGCACGTAATCGCGCGCTCCACGGCGACCGCGTGATGTTCGCCGCCAACCAGCACATCAACCCCACCAACGTCTGCATCCTCCGCAAGACGTGCGTGTTCTGCTCCTACGCCCGGCTTCCCAAGGAGGACGGCGCGTACCGCTACACGCTGGAGCAGGTGCTGGCCGAGTCGGACGACGCCAACAGCACGCTCACGCGAGAGTTCCACATCGTGGGCGGCCTCGACATGCAGGCGGGCCTCGCGTACTACGCCGACATGTTCCGCGCCCTCAAGGCGCGCCACCCGCACGTGCACATCAAGGCGCTCACCGCCGTGGAGATCGCCCACATCGCGCGCATCGAGAAGATGTCGGTGCAAGACGTGCTCATCGCCCTGCGCGAGGCCGGCCTCGACACCATGCCGGGCGGCGGCGCCGAAGTGTTCAGCCCCGGCGTGCGAGCGACGATCGCCGACAAGAAGCTGGCCGGCGAGGAATGGATCGGCGTGCACCGCGAGGCGCACCAACTCGGCATCCGCACCAACTGCACGATGCTCTACGGCCACGTCGAAACGCTCGAGGACCGGATCCACCACCTGTCCATGCTGCGTGAACTGCAGAGTGAGACCGGCGGGTTTCTGGCCTACATCCCCCTCGCCTACCACCCGGACAACAACGAACTGGGCGAGACGCTCCACCGCCAAGGCACCGCGACGTCGGGGTTCGACGACCTCCGCAACCTCGCCGTCGGCCGCCTGTTCCTCGACAACATCCCGCATATCAAGACGCACTGGGTGATGGTCACCCCATTCCTTTCCCAGACCGCGCTCGCCTTTGGCGTGAACGACATGGAAGGAACGATGGTCCGCGAAAAGGTCTACCACGAGGCAGGCGCCCATACGGCGCAGGCCATGCCCCTCGAGGGTCTGCTGCGCCTCATTCGAGGCGCCGGCAAAGTGCCGGTGGAGCGGGACTCGCTCTACAATGTGGTGCGCACCTTCGACGACGACCGCGTCCCCTCGGCCCACCAGGCGGCGTAG
- the fabF gene encoding beta-ketoacyl-ACP synthase II, with product MKRRVVVTGIGAITPVGNDVATTWRGLVDGLSGAAPITKFDASTFPVRFACEVKGFDPLTYMDRKEAKRSDQYSQYAIASAFQAMTDAGLGDVLSGELSERTGVILGSGIGGLKSFEEQHDQYRERGASKISPFFIPMFIADIAAGLVSMRFKARGPNYATVSACSTGAHAIGEAYRTIQYGDADVMLSGGTEATVTPMAIGGFANMKALSERNDSPATASRPFDLTRDGFVMGEGCGIVVLEELEHARRRGARIYGEIVGYGATADAHHLTAPAPDGEGAQRAMRRALADAGLTTADIQYINAHGTSTPAGDIAETSAIEKVFGSHAAGLNVSSTKSATGHMLGAAGAVEFIITTLAVRDGIVPPTINYQTPDPDIRLNITPNTAVKRPMTAALSNNFGFGGHNVTLAVRNWEE from the coding sequence ATGAAGCGTCGGGTCGTCGTCACCGGCATCGGGGCGATCACGCCCGTCGGCAATGACGTGGCGACGACGTGGCGGGGGCTCGTGGACGGCCTGTCGGGCGCGGCCCCGATCACGAAGTTCGACGCCTCCACCTTTCCCGTGCGTTTCGCATGCGAGGTGAAGGGGTTCGATCCGCTGACGTACATGGACCGCAAGGAAGCCAAACGCTCCGATCAGTACTCGCAGTACGCCATCGCCAGCGCCTTCCAGGCGATGACCGACGCGGGGCTGGGAGACGTGTTGAGCGGTGAACTCTCCGAGCGCACCGGCGTGATCCTCGGGAGTGGCATCGGCGGCCTCAAGAGCTTCGAGGAACAGCACGACCAGTACCGGGAGCGGGGCGCGAGCAAGATCAGCCCGTTCTTCATTCCGATGTTCATCGCCGACATCGCTGCGGGCTTGGTGTCCATGCGCTTCAAGGCCCGCGGCCCGAACTACGCCACGGTGAGCGCGTGCTCCACCGGTGCGCACGCGATCGGCGAAGCCTATCGGACCATCCAGTACGGCGACGCCGATGTGATGCTGAGCGGCGGCACCGAGGCCACGGTGACCCCGATGGCGATCGGCGGATTCGCCAACATGAAGGCGCTTTCCGAACGCAATGATTCCCCGGCCACGGCGTCGCGCCCGTTCGACCTCACGCGCGACGGATTCGTGATGGGTGAGGGATGCGGCATCGTCGTCCTGGAGGAGCTGGAGCACGCCCGGCGCCGCGGCGCCAGGATCTACGGTGAGATCGTCGGCTACGGCGCCACCGCCGACGCCCACCACCTCACGGCGCCCGCGCCCGACGGCGAAGGAGCGCAACGGGCCATGCGACGCGCCCTCGCCGATGCCGGCCTCACCACCGCCGACATCCAATACATCAACGCGCACGGCACCTCCACCCCAGCCGGCGACATCGCCGAGACGTCGGCCATCGAGAAGGTCTTCGGCTCGCATGCGGCCGGGCTCAACGTCAGCTCCACGAAGTCAGCCACCGGGCACATGCTCGGCGCGGCCGGCGCCGTGGAGTTCATCATCACCACCCTCGCCGTGCGCGACGGCATCGTGCCGCCGACGATCAATTATCAAACGCCCGACCCGGACATCAGGCTCAACATCACGCCCAACACAGCGGTGAAGCGTCCGATGACCGCGGCCCTCAGTAACAACTTCGGATTCGGCGGCCACAACGTCACGCTCGCCGTTCGCAATTGGGAGGAATGA